The window CCCCTGTTACACCAATTATGAAAATCGGAGTCTAATAATCATAACGACCAAACTATAGTAATAACAATAATGATGATGTGCTAAACGAAGTTGTTGAGTCGAATATGTATTTCAGAGGGAGGGGCAAAGGCAGCGAGAAACCTTTCATGGAGGAAACAGCATTCCTAACTTTCCTTTCGCAGCCATCGCAATCCATTTTAACCTTTATCTTGACCGTCTGCAAAATCATACGCACACAAAAGAGTTAAGATCTTCATGTTTCTTAAACTTTTTAGATGTGCACAAAGTCTCGGTATCATGGTAAGAACCTGCATCGGTTTgcgcttcttcttcttcggggTGGAAACATCGAAATACTCCGAGATACGATCGAGAACCCCCATATTTTTTATTCCTGTCTCTTGGAACGAACTGAGTGGTTGTATGCTGAAGAAGGAAAACTAGCTTGCTAGCTAGATGTGGGAGCTGCTCTATAAttgcgtatatatatattggaccACAAAGATATTCTGGTTTGGTACCTAAtgtaatatatacattatttatATAAGCAATTAAGCAAATCATCGGTATTAATTAATGGTTATCTAGAGAAAACATGCATGTATAGACAATAGGGTCTTGAATTGTATAAGGTGAAGGGCGCGGTGATAGATTTACAGCTAGCATTGAAAATAACCACCAAATCAACGAGGGGTGTAACTTAGTGCGGACACATTCAACTAGTAACTAAAAAGTTTCTAAATTCAcattaataaaaaagttaCTAATTCGATATATATTCATTGTAGGATTATAAATGCTTATTTATTGGCTATTAAGATTCTTATGTCATTTTATATTCGATCAACATGCCTCCATTGTAATTGAGAAAATCACCGTCTAGTATAgtgctttttcttttgttcggCCCGTTGACCGAGGTCTACTTTATGTTATCAAGCATATTGTAATATCTCCAAGATATGATGCATGGACGActggtttaaaaattatcacTTGAAGTTGATCGAATAAGTCGGTACATCCTTCTGTCTCTTTTCTTGTCAGAAGATATTTTGGTGGGTTCAAACAACACGTTGATCACATtgcacataatatatataagattcaCGGTAAaaacataggatagatttgaacaGAAAGTGAAACCATAGGATATATAACGTAATTTGccctatttatatatatatatgtatgtatatatgtataaatgaaaatatgttTCTAATGAAGGAATGCAATATGATTTGATGGATATCTCCCTCGCTCTTCTTTTATTAGCTGGCTTAGTATACATAATAGATTAGCTATTAAGTACCGACTATTAAAATGAGGGATTCAGCTCGCGTCAACTGAGTGTGAATTTTGCAGTATACAGAGGGAGACTCGTGATCATCTCTTTTTTGAATGTCCAGTCACCCAAGGAATTTGGAAAAGTCTATTGCCTCATATCGGTTTGCACCAAACTACGGTGCATTGGAATACGAAAGTCAGCTGGATTACTTTCCTTCAAGGCAGGAAGCTCCATGTCATTTGTCTAAAGTTTCTTTGGACTCACTACATATATTGTATATGGCGAGAGAGGAATGCCAGGACTTATTAAAAGCATATCTCACCTCCAGCGGCTATAGTTTGGAAAGTTTTTCCAGATGTGAAAGCGAAGCTGAGTGTTTACCCCTTCTCTCACACAAAATTGTAAATGCTGCCTTAGTCGGTCAAATGTTTAATCCTCCTGATTTTGCACACAACTAATTAGTATTCTTTTGGGGTGGAGTTTGGGGTTTCTTAGTCTTTCATGATGTACTAAGTTAATGACCTCTAATGTAACTACTTCTAATTAATGAAAGTTTGCCAttcatcccaaaaaaaaataatctgtTTCTAATTTCATGTAACTCCCTTTATTTCCTTGATTATTATTGTTCCTTGGCATCTTGGcattaaataaacaaataagagTATGTTTCATCTCGAACTTCCGGGAAGAGCTGGGGAAAGTCAGGTATTAATCGGTGAGGGTTCGCCTCGAGTCAGAACGAATGGAGCCTAGCAGAGTTTCGGCTCGGTGCCTTCATGGTAAAAGGCGTCCTATTGTATCGTCGCGCGTTTCCAAATTTAACTAGAGCTTTTTATGAAAGTTATTCTCATTTACCTTTGGATTGGACTCTGGTAATCCCCTCTTCCATCCTTCTGGCTTTCCCAGAATATGCAACAGGCAACAGCTTCGGCATAACCtcatatatattgaaatttcgAGAAATCGTGGAACATAATTCCCCAATCTAATCTATGTACataggggtggcaattcgtatcgtgtcgtgtttatacgtatcgtgtctaaacgggttcgtgttaacgaagtcataacccgtacacgacacgattattaaacggatCAGGTTTTGAAAACCtatacacgacacgtttatatccgtgtcaacccgtttagacacgtttaaacccgtttatcgaaacgtgtcataataggtacacttatacacgacacgattataaacgCTAtccggacacgttaacacaacttgtttatccgatcaactcaGTTACTCGGATACATTAACATGACATGTTTATCCGATTAACTCGTTTTcccgaacacgttaacacgacatgtgttggattgggtgaaagaaaggaaagaaattaggttagggatttaggaagttaggattacataaggatattttggtaaatccaaatacataaacgaGTTAACAGGTTACATGATTACagtaacacgattaaatatgtctaaataaacaaGTTTAATCATGTATAATCGGATTACACGGGTTCAACCTGataagacacgcttattaatcGTGTTTAAACGGATTCGACCCGTTTAGACCGATTATCAAAAATGTCCAAcccaaacccgtttaactccgtgtcgtaTCTGTGTCGTAttatcgtgtcgtgtgaaATATTGCCAGCCCTATATGTACAGGCCTTTCTCACAAGTTCGGAGCATTAGCAACAGGCCACCTCCTCACCGAGTGCAAACCTGAAATCCGCTCCTAAACAGAATGCACAAAGCCTAGGAGAATTCAGGATATGGGGGAACATTCAGAATATCCATAAACAATTTACTGCATATCGGAACATTGATATGGTCCTGAGATGCATCATCGAATAGAATCGAATTTCCACTTTCACATGTGACATCCAGATTCTTGCTTACCCCGCCCAAGTTTGTGCACAAACATCTCCAAAAGCCTTGCTTTTCATCCCAAAGTGCGtaggtttttcttttcaatctgtAACAAATAGAACTAAACAAATGGAACAAGTCGAGTAATAGCAACAAGGAAACGGTTCAAGTATCCTCATCGATGCGTGAAGTTAAGGTCATGTTCCATCTTTTGCCGCATACTCATTCCACTCCTACGTGAACGGATCATAGTGTCCCATTCTCTTTTCGATACTTCTCACCGAATGTAGGCTTCGGGAATGATTAGGATTTGATACTTAATAAAGGAGCTTTCCTCAACTCTTCGATCTTCTTACCAAGACTCAAGACTGTATCCTGCTTCCCCTCGTCGAGGAGGCTCTGCTTCAACTTACTGAACATGTTGGCAGGAGGGCGAATCCCCATGTCCAACATCTCCTGAAAGTGCTTGCACGCCTCGTCCAACCTGTTCTCATCGCACATGCTTGCGATCAATGTTGAGAACATGTGCATCCCTGGCAGAATTCCACGCGCCTTCATCTGGTCCCACACCCTCAATGCCATGTCCACCCGATCTTCATTGCAGAACATCCTCACAATGATCTCGTACGTGCTCAGGGTGGGCCCACACGACACCTCCTCCTCGCTGCTCATCCTCTGGAACACGGAGTAGGCCTCCTTTGTCTTACGGGCCCGTATCAGATGGTGAAGGATTATGTCATAAGTCCTTGAGTTCGGGCCGACTCCTAGCTTCCTCATCTCATCAACAACCCTGTAAGCCTCGTCCATCTTCTCCGACCAGCAGTAGGCCCCCACAAGGGCATTGTAGGTGGGGCCCTCCAGGGCTAATCCATTCGCCTTCATTTGCTCGAAGTACTTGATCGCCTGGCTGAGCCTCTTGTCCGATCCCAGCCCGTTTATAAGAGTGCAGTAAATATGAGAAGTAGGGTCGCAGCCCTTCTCAAGCATTTCATCGAACACCCTGACCGCGTCGTCATACTTCCTGTCCTTGCAGTAAGCGTTGATGATGATCCCGTAGGTCACAGCATCGGGCTCGAACCCCTCATCCTTCATCTCCCGGAAGACCTCCATGACCCTCAGCAGGTTCCTCTCCTGGCCCCACCCCTCCAGCAGCATCGTGTACGACTTCAAGTCCACCTCGAACCTTTTGCTGCTCTTCATCTTGTCAAACACCTCCTGCGCTATCGCAACACTCCGAGACTTGCAGAGGGTGTCGATCAGGCGATTGAAGTCGTTTGACTCATACCGCATCCCAAACTTCTCCATCCTCTCAAAGGCCTCGATAGCCTCCTTGGCCTTGCGGGCCCTGGCGTACCTCCGCGAGATGAGAGCAAACGTGTCCTTCGTCAGCAGCCCCCTCCGCTTCATGTCCCCGACCAAGACCCAGGCCGTGTTGAACTGCTTGATCTTGCTGAGAGCTTCGATTAGCACGTTGTAGCTCTCGGTGGTGTACTGGAACCCTTTCTGCTTCTCAGCCCACCGGAAGAAGGAGAGGGCAAGGGCGCCGGCATTGCTGAGCCCCTTCAGCACGTCGGCAACGAGAGGTGGGGTCACAGCTACTGAGGCGCGGTCAAGGGAGGCATCAACGAGAGAATTGGAACCGCCGCAGCCGTTGGCCGTCTTGGCAAGTATCTTCAATATCTTGTCAGCGTCGTCGCCGCTGCCGGAATTCGTCGAGGGATTGGGGGCGTGGAGTGAAGTGGAGAGCGATCGGATAAGAAGATAGGGGGAGCGGGCTTTGGAGATGCGATTGAGAGAGGCGGCCATTGGAGCGGAGGagaaagaggagaggagaaaTGCGAACGCAGAGAAGAGGGAAACGATTTTTGGGGTCCTGAAGTTGTTTTTGGCGGGAAACGTTTTAACTTGCACCCAGAAGTTTCCCCTTAGATCTATTTCGCCCCCAAAAGTTTATCTTTTCCCATTTTGCAACCTAAAGTTTGGGTTTTTGTCCCATTCTGGACCGTGGCTTATATGGCTTAAAAATCATTTACGTGGCCCACCCAACTCATATTGTAAAAGAAAGCACTTGAGAACGGTGACATAAAGTAGAACAAAAGCCCAAGAGTGGGGTGCATAATGGGACAAAAACAAACTTTAGggtgtaaaattttaaattcccACATTTGTTTAGACACTTTAATATCAACATTTAAATTTGGTTGGACTTGTTCgataatacaaaatataaaactcGCTTGATTTAATGAAACAGTAAAAAAAAGTGCTTAATCATTAAGCAAGTGGGAACTCACAGAATCACTTTTAATCACCTTTTGCTAATTCACTTAGCTAAGGCCTTTCTTATTTATTGCAACAGTGCCCcaaatcttttttattttttcaaaacagTCCCTATACCTCATCGaccaaggttgtcagaatcacgattctacttagaatcgatcgagggtcgtagaatcgtgaatcgtaaaatTCTACCTATATtttaaaacaatatatatacatatatatatatgtaacatactttcatgagcaaaaaaatcaattcttgTTCATTCCAATAAAGACCATAAGtcaacaaatcaacaataagtcataaaaacacaaaatttaGTTACAAATTACCGAAATTCAAGGTCTAAAATCCAAATCATAACTCAAATTCccgaaataaaaagttaataacATATGTCATAGCAGCAATCAGCAATTCAACTAGAAATCGACTCCCGGCCGAATCTTTGCCATTGGAAATGAAATTAAGCAAATACTCTTAGGGTTCTCTCAGCTAGAACTTTGTTCTAACAGTACTAATAAGCGGCCTATGGACTTGACAAAAAATACAGGACCAATCCACAATTTGCACAAGGTAAAGCAAAAACTTATCAGCGATtaccaaagaaaaaaggagCTCCAGACCAGAGGGCTCTTCCGCTTCGCAGACTCAAGTGGGCAACCAACTAATCAAAGCACCTATCAAAATTTTGCCGCTCATTTATCCCATACACG of the Punica granatum isolate Tunisia-2019 chromosome 6, ASM765513v2, whole genome shotgun sequence genome contains:
- the LOC116211897 gene encoding pentatricopeptide repeat-containing protein At1g71060, mitochondrial yields the protein MAASLNRISKARSPYLLIRSLSTSLHAPNPSTNSGSGDDADKILKILAKTANGCGGSNSLVDASLDRASVAVTPPLVADVLKGLSNAGALALSFFRWAEKQKGFQYTTESYNVLIEALSKIKQFNTAWVLVGDMKRRGLLTKDTFALISRRYARARKAKEAIEAFERMEKFGMRYESNDFNRLIDTLCKSRSVAIAQEVFDKMKSSKRFEVDLKSYTMLLEGWGQERNLLRVMEVFREMKDEGFEPDAVTYGIIINAYCKDRKYDDAVRVFDEMLEKGCDPTSHIYCTLINGLGSDKRLSQAIKYFEQMKANGLALEGPTYNALVGAYCWSEKMDEAYRVVDEMRKLGVGPNSRTYDIILHHLIRARKTKEAYSVFQRMSSEEEVSCGPTLSTYEIIVRMFCNEDRVDMALRVWDQMKARGILPGMHMFSTLIASMCDENRLDEACKHFQEMLDMGIRPPANMFSKLKQSLLDEGKQDTVLSLGKKIEELRKAPLLSIKS